TGGTGGACACGGCGCTGGTGCTCACGCTGCGCGAGGCCTCCGGCCTCATCGCGGAGCGGCTGACGACGCTCGACACCGCGCTGGTCTCGCTCGAGGCGCGCTTTGGCGATGCGCCGCTGATGGGCCGCACGCGGATGCAGGCGGCGACGGAGATCACCGTGCGCGATCGGCTTCTCGCATGGCGGCTGCCGATCGCGGATCACCTCATGACGCTCGAACAGAAGCGGGCGGATGTGGAAAAGGTCCAGATCGGCGGCGCGTCGGGCGACCGCAAGGCACTCGGCCACAAGGCCGGGACGGTGGTCGCGGCGGTGGCGGAGGCGCTCGATCTCGCGCCGACAGACAAGGCGTGGCACACGATGCGCCACGGCATCGCGGGCTATGCCTCCTTCCTGTCGCTCATCACCGGCAGCCTCGGCAAGTTCGGCCAGGACGTCGTGCTCATGGCGCAGCAGGGTCTCGAGGAAATCGCCATGTCGGGTGGCGGCGGCTCCTCCGCCATGCCGCACAAGCAGAACCCGGTGGCGGCGGAACTGCTCGTGACGCTCGCGCGCTTCAATGCGACACAGGTCTCCGCCATGCACCATGCGCTCGTCCACGAACAGGAACGCTCCGGCACGGCCTGGACGCTCGAATGGATGGTGCTGCCGCAGATGCTGATGACCACGGGGCGCGCGCTCGCCGTGGCCATCGACATGTCGCAGCGGATCACGCGGATCGGGACCGTTGCATAGCCGGCCCGGAGGTCAGAACGGCAGGCCGACGTAATTCTCCGCCATCTCGCGCCGCGCGGTTTCCGACTGCGCGAGATGGGCGAGCGTCGCCTTGCGCATCCGTTCGGCAAAGGCGTCCTCGCCCTCGAACCGGTGCAGCATTGTCGTCATCTGCCAGCTGAAGCGCATCGCCTTCCAGATCCGGGCGAGGGCGCGGGCGGAATAGGCGTCGATCCCCGCGGTGCCCCGGCCCTTGACCGCGTCGGTCAGTGCGCCGTGGAGATAGAACACGTCCGAGGCCGCGAGATTCAGCCCCTTCGCCCCCGTCGGCGGCACGATATGCGCGGCGTCCCCGACGAGGAACAGGTTGCCCCAGCGCAGCGGCTCGGAAACGAAGGAGCGCAGCGGCGCGATGCTCTTCTCTATCGACGGTCCGGTGACAAGGCGTCCTGCCGCTTCCGCCGGGATGCGGCGGGAGAATTCCTCCCAGAACCGCTGATCGGACCAGTCCTCGATCCTGTCGGAGAGCGGCACCTGCACGTAGTGGCGCACGAGCCGCTCGTTGCGCATCGAGGCGAGCGCGAAACCGTGGCGGGAGTTCGAATAGATCAACTCGTCATGGACCGGCGGCACCTCCGCCAGGATCCCGAGCCAGCCAAAGGGATAGACCCGCTCGAAGTCGCGCCGCTTCTGCGCCGGAATCGTCTGGCGCGAGACGCCGTGGAACCCGTCGCAGCCCGCGACATAGAGGCAGTCGAGCCGCTTGCGCCGCCCCTCATGGGTGAATTCCACATGGGATCCCGTCCGCTCGGGATCCCGGATCTCGACATCCGTCACCTCGTGCAGGATCGTGGTCCCCTGCGCGTCCTGCGCATCGTAGAGATCCCGCGTCACCTCGGTCTGGCCATAGACCATGACCTGCTGTCCCGTGAGCGCCCTGAAATTCACATGCACCATCAGATCCTCGTCGCTCAGGACACAGCCGTCATGCGCGATCCCCTCGCGATCCATCCGCGCCCCGACGCCCGCCTCGCGCAACAGCCCGACCGTGCCCCATTCGAGGATCCCGGCCCGGATCCGTCCCAGCACATGCGCGCGCGTCGACCTTTCGAGGATCACCGTCGCAACCCCGGCGCGGTTGAGCAGCTGCGACAGGAGAAGGCCCGATGGCCCGCCTCCGATGATGGCGACTTCAGTGATCAATCTGGTCATGGTCCCGTCCTCCCGGAGATCGGGGCCAATCTAGCGCCGCGGAAGGGGCGGCTGAATGGACGCGCCCGGCATAGTCTGGTACTTTCCGGGCATGACGGACGGAACGCTGATCCCGCATTTCACGCTTTTCGGAGAGACCTCGGCCTTCCCCGACGTTATCCATTGCGAACGCATCTTCGACCGCGCGCGGCTGCACGACTGGACCATCTCGCCGCATCGCCACAGCCAGATGGCGCAGGTGCTCCACATCGAACGCGGCGCCGCGCGGGTGGTGCTCGACGGGCGGGAGCGGCCGCTCGGAAGCGGCGAATACCTTTATGTCCCGCCGCAGATCGTGCACGGTTTCGCCTTCACCCGCGGCACGGAGGGCGTCGTGCTCTCCTTCCCCTCTCCGGTGGTGGCACGGCTCGGTCCCGAAAGCGCCGCACTCGCGCGCTGGCTTTCCGAACCCTGCTGCGGCCCCCTGTCCGGCGAAATCGCCCCGCTGATCGCGATGCTGGCCGGCACCTATGAGAAAACTGGCATATTTCGCGCACAGCGCCTCGTCGCGCTGACCCATATGCTGCTCGCGGCGC
The nucleotide sequence above comes from Celeribacter indicus. Encoded proteins:
- a CDS encoding 3-carboxy-cis,cis-muconate cycloisomerase, yielding MSVSVFDHPWLGGLFGDPEMAAILAPERQMAHMLAFEAAWSRACGKAGLFDPARAEEAATAIAAARIDLADIAAGMAEDGVPVPRLVKQLKAIAPAEAVHKGATSQDVVDTALVLTLREASGLIAERLTTLDTALVSLEARFGDAPLMGRTRMQAATEITVRDRLLAWRLPIADHLMTLEQKRADVEKVQIGGASGDRKALGHKAGTVVAAVAEALDLAPTDKAWHTMRHGIAGYASFLSLITGSLGKFGQDVVLMAQQGLEEIAMSGGGGSSAMPHKQNPVAAELLVTLARFNATQVSAMHHALVHEQERSGTAWTLEWMVLPQMLMTTGRALAVAIDMSQRITRIGTVA
- the pobA gene encoding 4-hydroxybenzoate 3-monooxygenase, coding for MTRLITEVAIIGGGPSGLLLSQLLNRAGVATVILERSTRAHVLGRIRAGILEWGTVGLLREAGVGARMDREGIAHDGCVLSDEDLMVHVNFRALTGQQVMVYGQTEVTRDLYDAQDAQGTTILHEVTDVEIRDPERTGSHVEFTHEGRRKRLDCLYVAGCDGFHGVSRQTIPAQKRRDFERVYPFGWLGILAEVPPVHDELIYSNSRHGFALASMRNERLVRHYVQVPLSDRIEDWSDQRFWEEFSRRIPAEAAGRLVTGPSIEKSIAPLRSFVSEPLRWGNLFLVGDAAHIVPPTGAKGLNLAASDVFYLHGALTDAVKGRGTAGIDAYSARALARIWKAMRFSWQMTTMLHRFEGEDAFAERMRKATLAHLAQSETARREMAENYVGLPF
- a CDS encoding helix-turn-helix domain-containing protein gives rise to the protein MDAPGIVWYFPGMTDGTLIPHFTLFGETSAFPDVIHCERIFDRARLHDWTISPHRHSQMAQVLHIERGAARVVLDGRERPLGSGEYLYVPPQIVHGFAFTRGTEGVVLSFPSPVVARLGPESAALARWLSEPCCGPLSGEIAPLIAMLAGTYEKTGIFRAQRLVALTHMLLAALAEDSATRHPAAPAPDRQMQRLDALLATHLGEGWTARDYAGALHMTPGHLNRIVRRAAGMSLTAYLETAVMTEACRLIAFTRLPVAGVGYRLGYADPSYFSRRFRARMGETPSAYRARVAGG